The Fusobacterium sp. region CTTAAATTCTGTTTTGAAACAAACTTTGAAAGAAATAGAAATAATAATAATAAATGATGGGAGTCAGGACCAAAGTGAAAAAATATTAGAAAGATATAATGTAGATCAAAGAATAATTGTTATTAACAAGAGTAATGAAGGAGTAAGTAAAGCACGAAATATTGGTTTGAAAATGTCTAAAGGAAAATATATTTATTATTTGGATTCAGATGATTATATAGAAGAAAATATGTTGTTGGAAATGTATAATAAAACTGAAAAAGAAAATTTAGATATAGTTGTTTGTGATTATTGGAAAGAAAATTTTTTTCAAAAAGAATATGTCAAAAATTTGGATATTAAAGAAAATGAAATTATTTTAGGAAAACTTATGCAAAATATGTATTATATAGTGAAAATAAAATATCTCCAGCTATATGGGCAAAATTGATTAAAAAGGAAGTATATACAAACAATAGAATTATTTTTCCTGAAAATATATTTTTGGGGGAAGATATTGTTGTAGGAATAAAAACTTCCTATTTCTCAAAAAAAGTTGGAAAAATAAATGAACCATTCTATCATTATATTATTCATGAAACTCAAGGAACAAAAATTATAGATAAAGAAAAAGAATTTTTTGATAAATGGAATGGAATAAAAGAAATAGAAGTATTCTTTAAAAATAAACCTGACTTTGAAAAATTTAAAGAAGGAATTGAAAAAAGTAAGATAGTTTTTTATTTTCAAATTTTTAAACAATTAAAATATATAAAGTACATAAATAAAGAATGGTTAGAAAAAATTGAGAAAACAGTTAATTATGAGTATTATAGAAAAATGAAATTTTATAAAAAAATAAAATTTTATTTTGAAATGAGAAAATTAAAAAAATTAAAAGAAGATATTGAAAAAAATGGGTAGTATTATAGTTCCATGTTTCACAGAGAAAAGTTTATTGAAAAATCTTTAGAATTAATTTTAAATTAAAATTAAAAGAAGAAAACATAATTAAAAGGTTTATAAGGATTAAAAGAATGAAAGGAAGAAAAGATTGAAGGTAGCATATTGTATAGTTTGCCATAAGTTTAATAATATTTTAAAAAAATGTGTTGAATTATTATGTAATGAAAATTGTGACATATATGTTCATATTGATAAAAAAAGTGATATAGAAAAATTTAAAAAATTAGAAAATAAAACTATCTTTATAAAAAACAGAGTTTCTATTTTTTGGGGACATTATTCTCAAATAGAAGCAACATTAGAATTATTAAATTCTACCAGAAATAAAAAATATGACTATATTTTTTTACTTTCTGGAGATGATTTGCCTCTAAAAACAAACGAATATATAGAAAAATTTTTGGAGAAAAACAAAGGAAAAGAATTTATAGATATTAAGGAGTGCCCTATAAATTTTATTGAGAGGAGAATTAAGAGGATATCTTCAGTAATTGATTGTAAAAGAGATAAAAATTTTATTGAGAAAAAATATAGTAAACTTATGAGATCACTTAGAAAAATATTTAAAATAGAAAATAAATATTTTAAAGAACTTCCAAAGATTTATCATGGAAGTAACTGGTTTGGAATAACAAGTCAATGTAGAGATTATATTTTTCATTATTTAACTGAAAATCCCAATTATATAAAAGCTTTTGAATATACTAAATGTGGTGATGAAGAATTTTTTCAAACTTTAATTATGGATACACCATTTAAAGAAAAGATTTATATAAAAAAAGGAGTAAATTCTAATTTAAGATATATAGATTGGGAAACAGGACCAGAATATCCAAAAATTTTAAATGAAAATAATTATAAAAAAATATTGGGAAGTGAATATTTATTTGGAAGAAAATTTGATGAAAGTTTGGATATGGAAAAATTTAATGAATTTTATAAAAAAAATAGTATAGGAGAACAATTAAAGTAATGGAGAGAAAATTAAAAGTAGATATATTGAAAAAATATGATAAAAATATTTTATTAGAAATATCGTTAATAATTCTGATATTCTTCTTTATAAGAAAAGGAAATGAAAGATATTTGATTGCAACTTTATTTAGTGGAATTATTTTTTTTAGAAGTATTTATAGTAAAAAATTTAATTTTTTTGATAAAAAAATAATTTTATTTTATGCTGTTTATAGTATTTTTTTACTGTTAAGCATGTATAAAAATACAATTGAAGTAAATAGAGTATTTAGATTGATTTTATGTAACTTTTTTTTCTTTTGGTGTTTATCACAGATAGGAATAAAGGAAAAATTTTACAATAAAATATTGGGAGTAGCATCTATTTTCTCTTTAATAAGTTCATATAGAGGATTTAAAGAATGGAAAATGCATTCATTTGCAAGTAACTATAGAATTATAGAAGCAGGGTACCC contains the following coding sequences:
- a CDS encoding glycosyltransferase family 2 protein, whose product is MEIKISVIIPVYNTEKYLEKCLNSVLKQTLKEIEIIIINDGSQDQSEKILERYNVDQRIIVINKSNEGVSKARNIGLKMSKGKYIYYLDSDDYIEENMLLEMYNKTEKENLDIVVCDYWKENFFQKEYVKNLDIKENEIILGKLMQNMYYIVKIKYLQLYGQN
- a CDS encoding beta-1,6-N-acetylglucosaminyltransferase; translated protein: MKVAYCIVCHKFNNILKKCVELLCNENCDIYVHIDKKSDIEKFKKLENKTIFIKNRVSIFWGHYSQIEATLELLNSTRNKKYDYIFLLSGDDLPLKTNEYIEKFLEKNKGKEFIDIKECPINFIERRIKRISSVIDCKRDKNFIEKKYSKLMRSLRKIFKIENKYFKELPKIYHGSNWFGITSQCRDYIFHYLTENPNYIKAFEYTKCGDEEFFQTLIMDTPFKEKIYIKKGVNSNLRYIDWETGPEYPKILNENNYKKILGSEYLFGRKFDESLDMEKFNEFYKKNSIGEQLK